Proteins from a genomic interval of Bos mutus isolate GX-2022 chromosome 15, NWIPB_WYAK_1.1, whole genome shotgun sequence:
- the LOC138990945 gene encoding RNA polymerase II subunit A C-terminal domain phosphatase SSU72 like protein 3-like, with translation MPSYPLSVAVVCMSNMNRSMEAHRILRRKGFRVRSFGAGSRVRLPGRARNLPVVYNFSTTYEEMRKDLVRKDRQRYNSNGILHILGRNERIKPRPERFQECRDRFDVIFTCAESVYDRVVEELWVREQETFQPVHVINVDMADNAEDATLGSFIICELCERLQQADNLEDSLVQVLLAAERKTGQSFLHTVCFY, from the coding sequence ATGCCCTCGTATCCGCTCAGTGTGGCTGTGGTCTGCATGAGCAACATGAACAGGAGCATGGAGGCCCACCGCATCCTCAGGAGGAAAGGATTCCGAGTCAGGTCCTTCGGAGCTGGGTCTCGAGTCAGGCTCCCAGGAAGGGCACGCAACCTCCCCGTGGTTTACAATTTCTCCACCACCTATGAGGAGATGCGCAAGGACCTTGTGCGCAAAGACCGACAACGCTATAATAGCAACGGCATCTTACACATCCTGGGAAGAAACGAGAGAATCAAGCCTCGCCCGGAAAGATTTCAAGAGTGCCGAGATCGCTTTGACGTCATCTTCACCTGTGCGGAGAGTGTCTACGACAGGGTGGTGGAGGAGCTGTGGGTCCGAGAGCAGGAGACCTTCCAGCCTGTGCACGTGATCAACGTGGACATGGCTGACAACGCGGAGGACGCCACGCTTGGGTCTTTCATCATCTGTGAGCTCTGCGAACGCCTCCAGCAGGCAGACAACCTGGAGGACTCTCTGGTCCAGGTGCTCCTGGCAGCCGAGCGCAAAACTGGCCAGAGCTTTTTGCACACGGTCTGCTTCTACTGA
- the LOC102284127 gene encoding RNA polymerase II subunit A C-terminal domain phosphatase SSU72 like protein 3-like has translation MPSSPLRVAVVCMSNVNRSMEAHRVLSKNGFHVRSFGAGSHVRLPGGARNPPVRYNFSTSYKKMHSYLFSKDQKLYKRNGVLHILKRNERIKPGPERFQECPDPFDIIFTCGQRAYNRVVANLCARDQEMWQPVPVVNVDIDNTLEAASLGASIICELCQGLQQADDTQSRLAELLQATKEKTGRSFLHTVCFY, from the coding sequence atgccctcctccccactcagGGTGGCTGTGGTCTGCATGAGCAATGTCAACAGGAGCATGGAAGCCCACCGCGTCCTCAGCAAGAATGGGTTCCATGTCAGGTCTTTTGGAGCCGGATCCCACGTGAGGCTCCCAGGAGGGGCACGCAACCCACCAGTGCGCTACAACTTCTCCACATCCTATAAGAAGATGCACAGCTACCTCTTCTCTAAAGACCAAAAGCTTTACAAAAGGAATGGAGTCTTACACatcctgaaaagaaatgagagaatcaAGCCTGGCCCAGAAAGGTTTCAAGAGTGCCCAGATCCCTTTGACATCATCTTCACCTGTGGGCAGAGGGCCTATAACCGGGTGGTGGCCAACCTGTGTGCCAGGGATCAGGAGATGTGGCAGCCTGTGCCGGTCGTCAATGTGGACATAGACAACACCCTGGAGGCAGCCAGCCTTGGAGCCTCGATCATCTGTGAGCTCTGCCAGGGTCTCCAGCAGGCAGATGACACGCAAAGTCGTCTGGCTGAGCTGCTCCAGGcaacaaaggagaaaacaggaaGGAGCTTTCTGCACACGGTCTGCTTCTACTGA